A section of the Drosophila sechellia strain sech25 chromosome 3L, ASM438219v1, whole genome shotgun sequence genome encodes:
- the LOC6610841 gene encoding connectin, translating to MLPHHQRHKMATLADSAIGFLLLSLLLIGACLVTPTEGRAKDDRRTRGRGSSSGVLSSSSSSSNNMNNGYYSSSTAGSSSGYVFTSSSAVNSGSTGYSGPMDSTGFCTRRRDMKLMCYCTPDENHVPVQKAECWVFSEGLHQNDTTWTRFYQQKRLRELKFVIQNNARLDYIPTMIIEPLKNLSSIVIEYSQVEIVKSYAFANLPFLERIILNNNHIMALDQDAFANHIRLRELNLEHNQIFEMDRYAFRNLPLCERLFLNNNNISTLHEGLFADMARLTFLNLAHNQINVLTSEIFRGLGNLNVLKLTRNNLNFIGDTVFAELWSLSELELDDNRIERISERALDGLNTLKTLNLRNNLLKKIDNGLLRGTPALLSINVQANKLETLTFYTFQPIMDNLVNSTSELLVSDNKFICDCRLQWIFELKNRTRHLQLRDSLEDLHCTLQEPKLSHFVDPVPPTILDVLNIGGFTAIGSNSASMGGVGNSVVGSSYSGLTLDDSRKHLGSRSRQALRGQRQFASSAENVVESKMNRRRKRQEEVKEKDLAAVAPAHKRYDYYDDNNGGMSLGHGLDLDDNLSLHKQGFYGAGSPVVGHNDVDVLMTSHSASGDALDILTTKNAIYIKLFLLKPEMLPCHDELSDPTELPLSRDLMDVRSNVGQDMSTAGANSLAQGMTIIVSLIALMISRG from the exons ATGTTGCCGCATCATCAGCGCCATAAAATGGCGACTTTGGCGGACAGCGCCATCGGTTTCCTGCTCCTTTCGCTCCTGCTAATTGGCGCCTGCCTGGTCACGCCCACCGAAGGACGCGCCAAGGATGACCGGCGCActagggggcgtggcagcagcagtggcGTCCTCTCGTcctcctccagcagcagcaacaacatgaACAATGGCTACTACTCCTCGTCGACAGCGGGCTCCTCCTCCGGATATGTGTTCACCAGCAGTAGTGCGGTGAACTCGGGCAGCACCGGCTACAGCGGACCCATGGACAGCACTGGATTCTGCACCCGGCGGCGGGACATGAAGCTGATGTGCTACTGTACCCCGGATGAGAACCACGTGCCAGTGCAGAAGGCCGAGTGCTGGGTGTTCTCGGAGGGATTGCATCAGAATGACACCACCTGGACGCGATTCTACCAGCAGAAGCGTTTGAGGGAACTGAAGTTTGTGATCCAAAACAATGCCCGATTGGACTATATACCCACCATGATAATTGAACCGCTGAAGAACCTGAGTAGCATTGTGATTGAATACTCGCAGGTGGAGATTGTCAAGAGCTATGCCTTCGCCAATCTGCCCTTCTTGGAGAGGATTATCCTGAATAACAACCACATAATGGCCCTGGACCAGGATGCCTTCGCCAATCACATCAGGCTGAGGGAGTTGAACCTGGAGCACAACCAGATCTTCGAGATGGATCGCTATGCATTCCGTAATCTGCCACTTTGCGAACGGCTCTTCCTGAATAACAACAATATCAGCACTCTTCACGAGGGTCTATTCGCTGACATGGCCAGACTAACCTTCCTGAACCTGGCCCACAACCAGATCAATGTGCTGACCAGCGAGATTTTCCGGGGATTGGGCAATCTTAATGTGCTGAAGCTGACCCGGAACAATCTGAACTTTATTGGCGATACTGTATTCGCGGAATTGTGGAGCCTGAGTGAACTGGAACTGGACGATAATCGCATCGAG cGCATTTCCGAGCGCGCTCTGGATGGCCTGAATACACTGAAAACACTGAATCTGCGCAACAATCTGCTGAAGAAGATCGACAATGGCCTGCTGCGGGGAACCCCCGCCCTGCTGTCCATCAACGTGCAGGCAAACAAATTGGAAACGCTGACGTTCTACACATTCCAGCCAATTATGGACAATTTGGTCAACAGCACCAGCGAGCTGCTCGTGTCAG ACAACAAATTCATTTGCGACTGTCGTCTGCAGTGGATCTTCGAATTGAAAAATCGCACACGTCACCTGCAGCTGCGTGACTCGCTGGAGGACCTGCACTGCACGCTGCAGGAGCCGAAACTGTCGCACTTTGTGGACCCGGTGCCGCCGACCATCCTGGACGTGCTCAATATCGGGGGATTCACGGCGATTGGCAGCAATAGCGCCAGCATGGGCGGTGTGGGCAACAGCGTGGTGGGCAGCAGCTACAGCGGCTTGACTCTGGACGACAGCAGGAAGCATTTGGGCAGCAGATCCCGACAGGCACTGCGGGGACAGCGGCAGTTCGCCTCGAGTGCGGAGAACGTGGTGGAGTCCAAGATGAACAGGAGGAGGAAGCGACAGGAGGAGGTCAAGGAGAAGGACCTGGCGGCAGTGGCTCCGGCTCACAAGCGATACGACTACTACGACGACAACAACGGAGGCATGTCCTTGGGTCATGGCCTAGACCTGGATGACAATCTTAGCCTGCACAAGCAGGGATTCTATGGAGCCGGTTCTCCCGTAGTGGGTCACAACGATGTGGATGTCCTGATGACATCGCACTCCGCGTCGGGAGACGCCCTCGACATTCTGACCACCAAGAACGCAATCTACATCAAGTTGTTCCTGCTGAAACCGGAAATGCTGCCCTGCCACGATGAACTCAGCGATCCCACCGAACTGCCCCTCTCCCGCGATCTGATGGATGTACGCAGCAATGTTGGCCAGGACATGTCTACGGCAGGAGCTAATTCTTTGGCCCAGGGCATGACGATCATAGTGAGTCTAATCGCACTGATGATCAGCCGGGGTTGA